The proteins below are encoded in one region of Nitrospira sp.:
- a CDS encoding ABC transporter ATP-binding protein → MLQIEDVSKHFSTRVLLKDATAHLRPQTRVGLIGPNGSGKTTLLRMIVEEQAPDTGTIRKRPRLRIGYLAQELEPLLGKTIVEATHRGIYPEHEAKRILMGLGFSVADFSKLVDALSGGYRMRVALAHLLLSHPDVLLLDEPTNHLDKPTQRWFEEFLNASTMTLLVVSHDTRFLDRISTHIWEIRHQQIKEYRGNYTKFLELKAEADAQQEAAIARQEKEVARVQQFIDRFRYQANKARQVQSRIKQLDKVKLLERQRDARRVKFKFPQPSASGRRVLDLEGIAKSYGSKVVYSSLDLSVERGQRVALVGENGAGKSTLLKMFAGVLQPDKGLRSVGHGVTIHYFAQHQAETLNPEHTILDSLHEVANMAETNFLRGLAGAFLFSGDDQKKPIKALSGGERNRVALARMLVEPANTLLLDEPTNHLDPASVDILTDALADFPGTLIFISHDATFLSRIATRVIEIEEGQARDYIGDYEYYLWKRAKELEDQGGREDADTAHADASSATSAASNRAGSTKGKASERRDLGKAQARLEKQVARAEAEVADLEKKVAHRDRELADPDLYQDPNRWNLLHEEHGQWKMELERLTEKWEGLTQELERVKGALAELN, encoded by the coding sequence ATGCTTCAGATAGAAGACGTCTCGAAACATTTTTCCACGCGGGTGCTCTTGAAGGACGCAACGGCGCATTTGCGACCACAGACGCGCGTCGGCCTCATCGGTCCCAATGGGAGCGGAAAGACCACATTGCTACGGATGATCGTCGAGGAGCAGGCCCCCGACACGGGAACGATCCGAAAGCGCCCGCGACTGCGCATCGGGTACCTGGCCCAGGAGCTGGAGCCTCTGCTGGGGAAAACCATCGTGGAAGCCACGCATCGGGGTATCTATCCCGAGCATGAAGCCAAACGCATCTTGATGGGCCTCGGCTTTTCGGTCGCGGATTTCTCGAAACTCGTAGATGCCTTGTCCGGTGGATATCGCATGCGCGTGGCGCTCGCGCATCTGTTACTGTCGCATCCGGATGTGCTCCTATTGGACGAGCCCACGAATCACCTGGACAAGCCCACGCAGCGGTGGTTCGAGGAATTTCTCAATGCCTCCACGATGACTCTACTGGTCGTCAGCCACGATACCCGCTTCCTGGACCGCATCTCGACCCATATCTGGGAAATTCGTCACCAGCAAATCAAAGAATACCGCGGCAACTACACCAAATTCCTCGAACTCAAAGCAGAAGCCGACGCCCAGCAAGAGGCCGCGATCGCGCGACAGGAGAAGGAAGTCGCACGCGTCCAACAATTCATCGACCGCTTTCGGTATCAAGCCAACAAAGCGAGACAGGTCCAATCCCGCATCAAGCAACTCGACAAGGTCAAGCTGCTCGAACGTCAGCGTGATGCGCGCCGCGTGAAGTTCAAATTTCCGCAGCCTTCCGCCAGCGGGCGTCGCGTGCTCGACCTGGAAGGCATCGCGAAGAGCTACGGTTCGAAGGTCGTGTACTCGTCGCTGGATCTGTCGGTCGAACGCGGTCAGCGGGTCGCCCTTGTGGGCGAGAATGGAGCCGGCAAAAGCACGCTGCTCAAAATGTTCGCGGGCGTGCTCCAACCCGACAAAGGTCTCCGAAGTGTCGGTCACGGCGTGACGATTCACTATTTCGCCCAGCACCAAGCCGAGACCTTGAATCCGGAGCATACGATCCTGGACTCGCTGCACGAGGTCGCCAACATGGCCGAGACCAATTTTCTGCGTGGATTGGCGGGAGCCTTTCTCTTTTCCGGAGACGACCAGAAGAAGCCGATTAAGGCCTTGAGCGGAGGCGAGCGCAACCGCGTGGCGTTGGCCCGCATGTTGGTGGAACCCGCGAACACGCTGCTCCTCGACGAACCGACGAATCATCTGGATCCCGCCTCCGTCGACATCTTGACCGACGCCCTGGCCGATTTCCCCGGCACACTGATCTTCATCTCGCACGACGCGACCTTTCTCTCACGGATCGCCACCCGTGTGATCGAAATCGAGGAGGGCCAGGCGCGGGACTACATCGGCGACTATGAATACTATCTCTGGAAGCGGGCGAAGGAACTCGAGGATCAAGGCGGTCGAGAGGATGCGGACACGGCGCACGCCGACGCCTCCTCAGCGACATCGGCCGCGTCCAACCGGGCCGGATCCACTAAGGGAAAGGCGTCGGAACGTCGGGATCTGGGTAAGGCTCAGGCTCGGCTGGAGAAGCAGGTGGCACGAGCGGAGGCGGAGGTGGCGGATTTGGAGAAGAAGGTGGCGCATCGAGATCGTGAGTTGGCGGACCCCGATCTCTACCAAGACCCCAATCGCTGGAACCTGCTACACGAAGAACATGGTCAGTGGAAAATGGAGTTGGAACGGCTCACCGAGAAATGGGAAGGACTCACTCAGGAGCTGGAGCGCGTCAAAGGTGCATTGGCAGAACTCAACTAG
- the purA gene encoding adenylosuccinate synthetase, whose translation MANLVVVGTQWGDEGKGKIVDLLARDADVVVRYQGGSNAGHTVVTNRGSYIFHLLPSGVLYRGKLCLIGNGVVIDPGSFIEEIEGLLAKGVSIGKNLIVSDRAHVIMPYHKAVEKASEESKGPHRIGTTGRGIGPTYADKMARIGIRVGDLINPELLRAKLEVNVAEMNTFLERVYGVQGVELDKVFQQYRAYGERLASHIGDVSVILDRAIAKGRTILFEGAQGTHLDVDFGTYPYVTSSSSAAGGACTGTGVGPTRIQAVLGVTKAYTTRVGSGPFPSELQDAVGVGLQERGREFGSTTGRPRRCGWFDAVTVRHAVRVNGLTGQAITKLDVLDGSDELKICKAYRYQGKLYSEMPSDLMKLTHCEPVYETVPGWKQPTTSISSHSKLPAAAKRYLARLEELTGCPIQIISTGSKRSDTIVVSNPLTSATTKRKKR comes from the coding sequence ATGGCCAATCTTGTAGTGGTCGGAACACAGTGGGGCGACGAAGGGAAGGGCAAGATCGTCGACCTGCTCGCCAGGGATGCCGACGTCGTCGTCCGTTATCAGGGCGGCTCGAACGCCGGACATACCGTGGTGACGAATCGCGGGTCCTACATCTTCCACCTGCTTCCATCCGGGGTACTGTATCGTGGGAAGCTCTGCCTCATCGGCAACGGTGTCGTCATCGATCCGGGTTCCTTCATCGAAGAAATCGAAGGACTGCTGGCGAAGGGCGTGTCGATCGGGAAAAATCTAATCGTCAGCGATCGCGCGCACGTCATCATGCCCTACCACAAGGCGGTCGAGAAGGCGAGTGAGGAGTCGAAGGGACCGCACCGGATCGGCACCACCGGTCGGGGAATCGGCCCCACGTACGCCGACAAGATGGCGAGGATCGGAATTCGCGTGGGTGACCTGATCAATCCGGAATTGCTTCGAGCCAAACTCGAAGTCAATGTGGCGGAGATGAACACGTTTCTGGAGCGGGTGTACGGCGTACAAGGAGTGGAGCTCGACAAGGTTTTCCAGCAGTACCGTGCGTACGGAGAACGGTTGGCCAGCCACATCGGCGACGTGTCGGTGATTTTGGATCGTGCGATTGCAAAGGGGCGGACCATATTGTTCGAAGGCGCACAAGGTACCCATCTCGATGTGGATTTCGGGACCTACCCGTATGTGACTTCCTCCAGCTCCGCCGCAGGTGGGGCCTGCACCGGTACCGGCGTGGGGCCGACCAGGATCCAAGCGGTCCTGGGGGTGACGAAAGCCTATACCACTCGCGTGGGCAGTGGCCCGTTTCCCAGCGAGCTACAGGATGCAGTCGGTGTGGGCTTGCAAGAGCGCGGGCGGGAATTCGGGTCCACCACCGGTCGTCCACGACGGTGCGGGTGGTTTGATGCGGTGACAGTCCGACATGCCGTGCGCGTGAACGGACTGACAGGACAAGCGATTACGAAGCTCGACGTCTTGGACGGGTCAGACGAACTGAAGATTTGTAAAGCCTATCGCTATCAGGGAAAGCTCTATTCGGAGATGCCTTCTGATTTGATGAAGCTGACCCATTGCGAGCCGGTCTATGAAACCGTGCCGGGTTGGAAACAGCCGACGACAAGCATCAGCAGCCATTCGAAACTGCCGGCTGCCGCCAAACGGTACCTGGCGCGGCTGGAAGAGTTAACCGGGTGTCCGATCCAAATCATTTCGACGGGGTCGAAACGAAGCGACACCATCGTCGTGTCGAATCCACTCACGTCGGCAACGACAAAGCGTAAAAAGCGCTGA
- the rarA gene encoding ATPase AAA, giving the protein MSNQPLADRLRPQDFSELLGQDDVLGADRPLRRAIESDTLSSAIVWGPPGSGKTTLAHVIARRTQGAFVFFSAVTSTVAELRGIVQAARQRRALSGQRTIVFVDEIHRFNKAQQDAFLPHVEDGTLILLGATTENPSFEVIAPLLSRSLLVVLKPLDEEVMGRILDRALSDSERGLGAYRAVLTPEARRRVIAHGNRDARAMLTMLEHVVTHTPQVAGQQMVIDERVLDAALLTSALRYDRTGEEHYNLISAYIKSLRDSDADGALYWLARMLEGGEDPVFIARRLVIFSSEDVGNAQPHAIVVATAVAQAVQLVGLPEARINLAQGTTYLASCEKDNASYVGLREAERDAKELGNLDVPMHLRNAVTSLMRDVGYGKGYRYVHDDPGAALEQSHLPAALQGRRYYRPKG; this is encoded by the coding sequence GTGTCGAATCAGCCTCTGGCTGATCGCCTCCGCCCACAGGATTTCTCCGAACTGCTTGGGCAGGACGACGTGCTCGGAGCCGATCGGCCGCTACGTCGAGCCATCGAATCGGATACGCTGTCGTCGGCAATTGTGTGGGGCCCACCGGGATCCGGGAAAACTACGCTCGCGCACGTGATTGCGCGCCGGACCCAGGGCGCGTTTGTCTTTTTTTCGGCGGTCACCAGCACGGTGGCTGAACTCCGGGGCATCGTGCAGGCCGCGCGACAGCGGCGAGCCCTCAGCGGTCAACGCACGATCGTATTCGTCGACGAAATCCATCGCTTCAACAAGGCTCAACAGGACGCGTTTCTTCCTCACGTGGAAGACGGAACGCTCATTCTGCTGGGTGCGACGACCGAAAACCCCTCGTTCGAGGTCATCGCCCCGTTGCTGTCGAGGTCGCTGCTTGTCGTCTTGAAGCCGCTCGACGAGGAGGTGATGGGGCGCATTCTCGATCGCGCGCTCTCCGATTCGGAGCGCGGGCTGGGTGCCTATCGTGCCGTGCTCACGCCAGAGGCTCGCCGTCGGGTGATCGCGCACGGGAATCGTGACGCGCGGGCGATGTTGACGATGTTGGAACACGTCGTCACGCATACCCCACAGGTGGCGGGCCAACAGATGGTCATCGACGAACGCGTGTTGGACGCGGCGCTCCTGACCTCGGCGTTGCGGTATGATCGGACAGGAGAAGAGCATTACAATCTCATCTCGGCCTACATCAAAAGTCTGCGGGATTCGGATGCGGACGGGGCGTTGTACTGGCTGGCACGAATGCTCGAGGGCGGAGAAGATCCGGTGTTCATTGCGCGCCGTCTCGTCATTTTCTCGTCGGAGGACGTGGGCAACGCACAGCCTCACGCGATTGTGGTGGCAACCGCGGTGGCACAGGCGGTACAGCTGGTCGGTCTGCCGGAGGCACGCATTAATCTCGCGCAGGGCACCACGTACCTGGCATCGTGCGAAAAGGACAATGCGTCCTACGTGGGTCTCCGCGAGGCGGAACGAGATGCCAAAGAGCTGGGAAACCTGGACGTCCCCATGCATCTGCGCAACGCCGTCACGTCCTTAATGCGTGATGTTGGGTATGGCAAGGGGTACCGATACGTGCACGACGATCCCGGAGCGGCGCTTGAACAATCGCATTTGCCGGCGGCGCTCCAAGGCCGTCGATACTACCGACCAAAGGGATAA